The genomic interval agtaatgCTATTGCTACGTGCATTTGGGCCTGGGGTGTGAGCTTTGCAGTCCGTAAATTTGCTCCACGTACCAGCGTTCCTCAGCTTGGCATGTATGGCCGGCCAGCGGGCCTGGAGAACTGGTTTTTCCAGAAGTAAGCACTGCTAATTTTACACTAGCGAAGGCTGTCTCTTAACTCCCTTGCGCAAAGGTGGGAAAGTGTCAGCTGTGCGCGATAAACTTGTATGAATATCTAGTTTAGTAGTTTACCAGTAGGTCTGGTAAATAAGAAACATGCCATCTCTTTTTATTTACCCCCCATGAGGCCATGAATCCATGATTCTAGTATGAAAGGATCCTGAGCACAGACGGACAGACCCAAAAGTGGCCAAGGATAAGGATGATCAGTTGTCATACCGTCCATCTTGGAGATGTGCTTCTGGACTTTCTTGGCGCATCCATAGCAGTGCATGGACACCTTGAGCTCCACGGTCTGCATCAAACAGAGCACGCAAGACAGATGATGCAGCAGAGAGCATATTAATCACGGAAAGGTAAGCAAAAACGAGCAGAGGTTAACAACATGTTCTGCTGCAGTGCAGAGGTACGTATATATCCGAGACAGTCTCAAGGTAGATACTAGATAGATAGATGTCCGCGTACCTTTGGCTCGAGATGGAAAGCAAGAGTCTTGGCATCTCCatcgacgaagtccctgagcttCACCAGCTCCTCCAGCTGGCTGCTCACCAGGGCCTTCCGCTCGTTGGCCTcgtcctcgtcttcttcctccacgGAATGTATGCAGGCGCAGGAGTTGGAGCACAGGGCGGAGAGCGAGAAGCAGTCGAGGACCTTGTCCAGGCCCAGCTTCGTCCTCCCCATCCGCCCTCTTTCTTAgctttctcctctccctctctcaagaTTGGCCGGGATCTACTGGCGATATGCACATCTAGCCTACCTACCTATCAAGCTCTGCGTGAGAAGAGCTGAGCAAGCAGCAGGCCGGCCTACCAAAGTACTGCTTCAAATTTAATTTTGgggggcgggcggcggcgggtggCAAGCCGGCAAAGAGATCGAGGACGAGGAGCATATATCATATATGTACACTGTACACTGTACACTGTACACTGTACTGTAAGCAGGAGCGTCGTTGAAGTGGTGTGTGCTGCTGAAAAGCTCAAAGCAGCAGCGGCTTCTTCCAAGAAGTGGGTTTAAATTTGGTTGATGATGCATGCGCCGGTTTGACGAGCAGACAAGATGGGAAGGCTCTCCATGTGACAATGTGCTGCTAGCTTATTGGCGCCGGTGGAATAATCATGCATGCCTTCCAGAAACACGTTGCAGTGTTATATGTGGCTAGCTAGGAGAAGATGTAACAAACACTAGAGAATGCATAGTACGTCGATACAAAAGGTTAGCGATATAATACACCCAATCATGTATGCACCAATGAATAATGGCTGGCCTTTCGTTCGCTATTATTCAAGTAATAAGTTGCAGCAAATAAAACTTGCTGGTACGACGACGTCAGGGCCGGCTCAATGGATATGTAATATAGGGGCAGTATATATGTTTGATATGTACTATTAGTATATATGAATAATGTGGGTCATTTGGTGAGGAATACGTGTCAACGTAAGCTGA from Miscanthus floridulus cultivar M001 unplaced genomic scaffold, ASM1932011v1 fs_306_1_2, whole genome shotgun sequence carries:
- the LOC136531217 gene encoding protein SODIUM POTASSIUM ROOT DEFECTIVE 2-like — protein: MGRTKLGLDKVLDCFSLSALCSNSCACIHSVEEEDEDEANERKALVSSQLEELVKLRDFVDGDAKTLAFHLEPKTVELKVSMHCYGCAKKVQKHISKMDGVTSFEVDLEKKKVVVIGDITPYEVLESISKVKFAELWVAPNSKQQAAERL